From a region of the Vanrija pseudolonga chromosome 2, complete sequence genome:
- the F35D11.3 gene encoding putative membrane protein F35D113, with amino-acid sequence MSPQPAPPQAARPPPAPPPLKAPLRFVLALAGLCAASRPPEGVAWSRADADAFLDALLAQLDLVRDVLPPDVVPSDVAFAAEGHQAWTPEDRDALARTLVQACLAPRAGGDKDKPKVVYTAAARAASHLALSLLGLDAGVLLPRAEKDVGATLAAALEDAHTDQAVDAAREKQKHGWGGKLGRGLATGAGVIAGGVLIGVTGGLAAPAIIAALAPLGFGAVSAAVAPFVLGTLFGLTGGGLAGARVADRWRGVEEFSFVEVGAGTKPSPDEVDDLATGRAAVLFDVDTLDFDDEVEEKPRARAGGEKSNDGDDDDSVEAAARREVERSRKELSGRIVQASIDAGTDTEAKVPTPPPPSLTGTIVVPGLLTVSRTEALTSWRAICSPRGFMQYRARLKAEREEKGEKVSDDELQLQPAGLKDGRDVYLLRFETKTMLATGRDIESWVTSKVAGIAGTEVIKRTVLSAYYAAIALPLTVYKLSTMTLDNSWMYAQGRAVKAGRLLGEVLAQRVQGERPVVLIGTSVGSLTVLHALLYLASLPDPKPDIVESAYLVSLPSSPTAQEWAAARSVVARRLVNAWCGNDFVLAVVVRLHEVVSRGVTGNSGICVAGLGPVDVRGVENVNLSGVINGHNEINARAGEILEVIQIDQ; translated from the exons ATGTCCCcccagcccgcgccgccacaagctgcgcgcccgccgcccgctcccccgccgctgAAGGCCCCGCTCCGcttcgtgctcgccctcgctggcCTGTGTGCCGCCTCGCGACCACCAGAAGGCGTGGCCTGGTCGCgggccgacgcggacgcgttcctcgacgcgctgctcgcccagctcgacctggtgcgcgacgtgctccCGCCCGACGTGGTGCCCTCGGACGTCGCTttcgccgccgagggccacCAGGCGTGGACGCCCGAGGACcgggacgcgctcgcgcggacCCTTGTCCAGGCGTGCCTCGCCCCCCGAGCAGGCggggacaaggacaagccCAAGGTCGTGTAcactgccgctgcgcgcgccgcgtcgcacctcgcgctcagcctgctcggcctcgacgccggcgtgctcctccCCCGCGCGGAGAaggacgtcggcgccaccctcgctgccgcgctcgaggacgcaCATACCGACCAGGCGGtggacgccgcgcgcgagaagCAGAAGCACGGGTGgggcggcaagctcggccGCGGGCTGGCCACCGGCGCAGGCGTCAtcgctggcggcgtgctcATCGGCGTGACGGGCGGTCTGGCCGCCCCAGCGATCAtcgcggccctcgcgccgctcggcttcggcgccgtgtctgccgccgtcgccccctTTGTGCTGGGCACGCTGTTCGGCCTCACGGGCGGTGGgctggccggcgcgcgcgtcgctgaccgctggcgcggcgtcgaggagttCAGCTTTGTCGAAGTTGGCGCCGGGACCAAGCCGAgccccgacgaggtggacgactTGGCTAccggccgcgcggcggtgctgtTTGatgtcgacacgctcgactttgatgacgaggtggaggagaagccgcgggcgcgggctGGAGGGGAGAAGAGcaacgacggcgatgacgacgactcggtCGAGGCTGCGGCCCGCCGAGAGGTCGAGCGCAGCCGCAAGGAGCTGTCTGGTCGCATTGTCCAGGCGTCGATTGACGCCGGGAccgacaccgaggccaaggtgcccaccccgccgccgccgagcctgACT GGCACGATCGTCGTCCCCGGCCTGCTGACCGTCTCGCGCACCGAGGCGCTGACGTCGTGGCGGGCAatctgctcgccgcgcggctTCATGCAGTACCGAGCGCGtctcaaggccgagcgcgaggagaagggcgagaaggtgtcagacgacgagctgcagctcCAGCCCGCGGGGTTGAAGGACGGGCGCGACGTCTACCTCCTCCGCTTCGAGACCAAGACCATGCTGGCCACTGGACGCGACATCGAGTCGTGGG TCACGTCCAAAGTCGCCGGAATCGCAGGCACAGAAGTCATCAAGCGTACCGTCCTGTCAGCGTACTACGCTGCCATCGCGCTCCCCCTCACCGTCTACAAGCTCAGCACGATGACGCTCGACAACTCGTGGATGTACGCGCAGGGCCGGGCAGTCAAGGCCGGCCGGCTgctgggcgaggtgctcgcgcagcgggTCCAGGGCGAGCGGCCCGTCGTCTTG ATCGGCACGTCCGTCGGCTCCCTCACAGTCCTCCACGCGCTGCTatacctcgcctcgctgcccgacCCCAAGCCGGACATTGTCGAGTCGGCATACCTCGTCTCGCTGCCTTCGTCGCCAACGGCACAagagtgggcggcggcgcgctcggtcGTCGCCCGGCGCCTCGTCAACGCATGGTGCGGCAACGACtttgtcctcgccgtcgtggtgCGCCTGCACGAGGTCGTGTCCCGCGGCGTGACGGGCAACTCGGGCATCTGCGTCGCTGGCCTCGGGCccgtcgacgtgcgcggcgtcgagaacGTCAACCTCTCGGGCGTCATCAACGGGCATAATGAGATTAATGCCAGGGCGGGCGAGATACTCGAGGTGATCCAGATTGACCAGTAG
- the SPAC26F1.08c gene encoding putative protein → MSSTTPTGTSGDSTLVPTTGRRHAFSLNARLPPWASKARPMLAPVLTAFLSFVFVVVHPLNHLAGEYSFLVYTSVILFYFPRGRVSQQLESNTVNFIGALCGLTWATIGVAIAAYCGKTYGSDSPQARAVLAVWLAILSAVCGCLRSCYPRLNIACRAAMFNPIFLLTASQRITQFKAHLFLDQFFVTLFAYAFATASGVLFSEHSSSPLLGQHLFNTVKTACELIPASLGTILEIEPETPPEASSNSKEASGTTSGSAPSPRQVEESLEKPSSRTRQQKLARKLRAEIATTRATHASYMLDIVRARQKPAALEPIIHLLARLQRNPLLGPTGHVPGERIRHALERTYATPSTRPPSRASTPRHSMHRRQGSRSRSGERHPRDLIPHGWQGSPRVAADGSPETAEATPDTTASDHYIDGVQLAHHLSRVATHTQPRHASGNSRNSRGRGGPYVDPARAKLTMACTGLSDSIVAAMTSAAAQMSDACDWHWGLDDHKDPAEVKAQLQTSLKDLQRHLSGIIDTTDLGNELQKSTSTATLASRLSAKGVMWEDEIPTAADWLDEEDRFRIAFYMIALLDLAKDTQHLLGYAVHLRQGAQPKHWIFPAIIWPWTKAPETARPSMDGETRAEAEVGDDYERAEDLDFVHTLLRESRPARVQTEPTLAGRLISAWRSIWDRQAVVVARVLVSKALHSMKHSHHVLFALKQTIGISLLSVPAFMPEGNSGRHWYDKSRGPWMVVSFMYVLEVTTGATLRIGFYRTLGTLIGAVVGYVVGVALRPIPPANQQCTRIAGTNPYGLVALATACAVPISYGVLFTHVAPMAIVTGITLPPIMFIEYLGLSGGLSEFTLAWMRFVDIFIGICAAVVIGSWLWPIHARVQYFGAVAQTMDQVTEYYLRMSRDLLRPSLVYQANSKQYSMVEASVRRNIARSRTLVEIQRRELSLLPRPVKLYAEVIDLTERLIETFGEIRTLRFSLPRKATVLDVLSSRRELISAILVCIWAVGQSFRSRSPLPQVLPSPRVPLGEVMDATDEHARQVRILRARENMRRRAGAEAEVEPAAGDDDGGESANRAELAVLYGMAENEALGEAINCIDELLAAARTLFGTQSFLDIHTLHPL, encoded by the exons ATGTCCTCGACCACACCGACAGGCACAAGCGGCGACAGCACGCtcgtgccgacgacgggccggcgcCATGCCTTCTCGCTCAACGCACGCCTTCCGCCATGGGCGTCCAAGGCGCGTCCGATGCTCGCCCCGGTCCTCACTGCATTTTTGAGCTTTGTCTTCGTGGTAGTGCACCCGCTCAACCACCTCGCAGGAGA ATACTCTTTCCTCGTCTACACCTCGGTCATTCTGTTCTACTTTCCCCGCGGGAGGGTGAGCCAGCAGCTTGAGTCTAACA CCGTAAACTTCATCGGGGCGCTGTGCGGCCTGACGTGGGCCACGATTGGGGTGGCCATCGCTGCGTACTGCGGCAAGACGTATGGCTCCGATTCGCCACAAGCGCGTGCGGTCCTCGCCGTCTGGCTTGCTATCCTATCGGCCGTTT GCGGCTGCCTCCGGAGCTGCTATCCGCGACTCAACATTGCATGTCGAGCCGCTATGTTCAACCCCATCTTCCTCTTGACTGCGAGCCAAAGGATCACCCAG TTCAAAGCGCACCTGTTCCTTGATCAGTTCTTTGTGACGCTGTTCGCGTACGCCttcgccaccgcctccgGTGTCCTCTTCTCCGAGCAttcgtcgtcgccacttCTCGGCCAACACCTCTTCAACACGGTGAAGACAGCATGCGAGCTCATTCCCGCATCGTTAGGCACTATCCTGGAGATCGAGCCCGAGACCCCACCAGAAGCAAGCAGCAATAGCAAAGAAGCTTCGGGTACGACATCGGGATCAGCCCCATCGCCAAGACAAGTCGAAGAGTCGCTTGAGAAGCCGTCGTCCCGAACTCGACAACAGAAGCTCGCTCGGAAATTGCGGGCCGAAATCGCTACCACTCGTGCCACTCATGCTTCGTACATGCTCGACATCGTCCGCGCTAGACAGAAGCcggccgccctcgagccgATCATCCACCTTCTGGCCCGATTGCAACGCAACCCCTTGCTCGGCCCCACAGGACACGTACCAGGAGAGCGTATCCGGCATGCGCTGGAACGCACATACGCCACTCCGTCGACACGTCCCCCGAGCCGAGCCAGCACGCCACGACACAGCATGCACCGGCGGCAGGGAAGCCGTAGTCGGAGTGGGGAGCGTCATCCTCGCGACCTCATCCCCCACGGGTGGCAGGGCAGTCCGCGAGTCGCCGCAGATGGCAGTCCAGAGACCGCGGAAGCCACGCCAGATACCACCGCCAGTGACCACTACATCGACGGCGTGCAGCTGGCCCATCACCTGAGTCGCGtcgccacccacacccagccGCGACACGCGTCGGGCAATTCGCGAAACTcgcgtggtcgtggtggaccATATGTCGACCCGGCTCGTGCGAAGCTGACCATGGCGTGCACGGGCCTCAGTGACAGCATCGTAGCTGCCatgacctcggccgcggcccaAATGTCCGACGCCTGCGACTGGCACTGGGGATTGGACGACCACAAGGACCctgccgaggtcaaggcccAGCTGCAGACGTCTCTCAAGGATCTCCAGCGACACCTGAGCGGCATCATTGACACGACGGACCTTGGCAATGAGTTGCAGAAGAGCACGAGCACAGCCACGCTGGCTTCGCGCCTCTCGGCGAAGGGCGTCATGTGGGAGGACGAGATCCCAACGGCAGCCGACtggctggacgaggaggatcGCTTCCGCATCGCCTTCTACATGATTGCCCTACTGGATCTGGCCAAGGACACGCAGCACCTGCTCGGCTATGCAGTTCATCTGCGCCAGGGTGCACAGCCCAAGCACTGGATCTTCCCTGCCATCATTTGGCCGTGGACCAAGGCGCCAGAGACGGCCAGACCTTCGA TGGACGGAGAAACAAGAGCCGAGGCGGAGGTAGGGGACGACTACGAGCGTGCGGAGGATCTCGACTTTGTGCACACGCTTCTGCGCGAGTCGCGCCCAGCGCGTGTACAGACGGAGCCTACACTAGCGGGACGCCTGAtctcggcgtggcgctccATCTGGGATCGGcaggcggtcgtcgtcg cccGTGTGCTCGTGTCCAAGGCCCTGCACTCGATGAAGCACTCTCACCACGTGCTCTTCGCGTTGAAGCAAACGATCGGCATCAGTCTGCTATCCGTCCCAGCGTTCATGCCAGAAGGGAACTCTGGGCGTCATTGGTACGACAAGTCGCGTGGCCCGTGGATGGTGGTCAGCTTCATGTACGTGTTGGAGGTGACCACTGGTGCGACGTTGCGCATTGGCTTTTATCGAACCCTGGGGACATTGatcggcgcggtcgtcggCTACGTGGTAGGTGTAGCACTCCGGCCGATTCCACCTGCTAACCAGCAGTGCACTCGCATCGCTGGTACGAACCCgtacggcctcgtcgcgctcgctaccgcctgcgccgtgccAATCTCGTACGGTGTGCTGTTCACGCACGTCGCGCCGATGGCAATCGTGACGGGCATCACCCTCCCTCCGATCATGTTCATCGAGTACCTCGGCCTCTCGGGCGGGCTGTCAGAGTTCACGCTGGCCTGGATGCGTTTCGTGGACATTTTCATCGGCATctgcgcggccgtcgtcatcgGGTCGTGGCTGTGGCCCATCCACGCTCGCGTGCAGTACTTTGGTGCTGTGGCGCAGACGATGGACCAGGTGACAGAATACTACCTGCGCATGAGCCGCGACCTTCTGCGCCCATCGTTGGTGTACCAGGCCAACAGCAAGCAGTACAGTATGGTGGAGGCCTCCGTACGG cgcAACATTGCCCGGAGCCGCACCCTAGTCGAGATTCAACGGCGAGAGCTGTCCCTCCTGCCGCGACCGGTCAAACTCTATGCCGAGGTCATTGACCTAACCGAGCGCCTCATCGAGACGTTTGGAGAAATCCGGACACTGAGGTTCAGTCTGCCGCGCAAGGCGACGGTGCTCGATGTCCTGTCCAGCCGGCGAGAGCTC ATCTCAGCCATCCTCGTCTGCATCTGGGCCGTGGGCCAGTCGTTTCGCTCGCGCAGCCCACTGCCCCAGGtccttccctcccctcgcGTCCCGCTCGGCGAAGTAATggacgcgaccgacgagcaTGCGCGGCAGGTGCGAATCCTACGCGCACGCGAGAACATGCGCCGGCGGGCTGGTGCCGAGGCAGAGGTCGAGCCGGcagccggcgacgacgatggtgGCGAGTCGGCcaaccgcgccgagctggccgtgCTCTACGGCATGGCGGAGAATGAGGCGCTGGGAGAGGCGATAAACTGCAttgacgagctgctggccgcAGCGCGCACACTATTCGGAACACAATCATTCCTAGACATTCATACATTGCATCCGCTGTAA
- the DIC1_0 gene encoding Mitochondrial dicarboxylate transporter — MSDTKQLPAPVVAKAKPKPYPFWLGGVAAAMAASITHPLDLTKVRLQATGDKGMIQSMRKTIHTAGIRGLYDGLTGTLLRQMTYSVIRFAVFDEAKAYLHTTPGPAPAWKLALAGSIAGGVAGVLGNPAELMMVRMQADKAKPPEKRYNYRNSVQGLYTMARTEGILSWWRGWVPNTIRSVLMNMTQLGAYDWFKSSLLQTGWLPDGSMLHFLASLGAGTVATAVTSPADVIKARIMNASKGNTSVLQVLRDSITKEGPRVLFKGFVPAWIRLQPTTTLIFLILEQLKSGVDRYRATGGTLL; from the exons ATGAGCGACACCAAGCAGCTccccgcgcccgtcgtggcAAAGGCAAAGCCCAAGCCGTACCCCTTCTGGCTGGGAG gcgtcgccgccgcaatGGCCGCGTCCATTACCCACCCGCTCGACCTGACCAAGGTGCGCCTGCAGGCGACGGGCGACAAGGGCATGATCCAGAGCATGCGCAAGACGATCCACACGGCCG GCATCCGCGGCCTGTACGACGGCCTGACCGgcaccctcctccgccagaTGACGTACAGTGTCATCCGCTTCGCCGTCTttgacgaggccaaggcgtaTCTGCATACCA CCCCGGGCCCCGCGCCTGCGTGgaagctcgccctcgccggctcGATCGCCGGCGGTGTCGCTGGCGTGCTGGGcaaccccgccgagctgATGATGGTCCGCATgcaggccgacaaggccaagccgcCTGAGA AGCGCTACAACTACCGCAACTCGGTGCAGGGCCTGTACACCATGGCCAGGACCGAGGGCATTCTCTCGTGGTGGCG CGGCTGGGTCCCCAACACGATCCGTTCCGTGCTCATGAACATGACCCAGCTGGGAGCGTACGACTGGTTCaagtcgtcgctgctccAGACTGGTTGGCTGCCCGACGGCTCGATGCTGCacttcctcgcctcgctcggtGCC GGAACTGTCGCCACGGCCGTCACAtcgcccgccgacgtcaTCAAGGCGCGCATCATGAACGCGAGCAAGGGCAACACGTCGGTCCTCCAAGTGCTCCGCGACTCGATCACCAAGGAGGGCCCGCGCGTCCTCTTCAAGGGCTTCGTGCCCGCCTGGATCCGACTCcagcccacgacgacgctcatcttcctcatcctcgagcagctcaagtCGGGCGTCGACCGCTACCGTGCCACGGGCGGCACGCTTCTCTAA
- the terJ_0 gene encoding Efflux pump terJ, translated as MSSASIDTTLPVDEEKLPSRGGEPPPADELAAHTATPNPLATLSRAHKLALLALFSVSMFIDGAGIGAAFLLTSAISADLGIAPANEAWVLGSYSLAFAAALLAAGRLADVFPPNRVFVVGFALLGALSLGTSFTSGQYAFFVLRALGGLVAVLTVPSAINMIVQMYPDPTEQAKSLALFGLAAGLANVLALLIAAVCLLASWRWYFRLVAIVVLPLSGAAMALIPRSRAVAEALDGKAKLARMDVGGVLLLFGAMVLFITAFTQAPAAGYASALFLAPLLLSLVLFPAFLVWEAKRPRGTTLLPHDIWQLPNILPLVVMASPSFLWFATYQLRLATWFQDALHLSPLLTAAKLLPAGVTCLVVGLLTQPFPALVTRPRVVQPIAAALMCTSTILLSFSDGGRGVNYPRFILPSMLLGFTGGMLNFVGTSTAITQAFPVEFAGVGGSFAQVVFQVFGVLGLAVQTALLGTGKQGDDWTGSRNGYLFTSAYALVAGLVFLVSFRPHGPAAAAE; from the exons atgagcagcgcgtcgatcGATACGACCCTCCCcgtggacgaggagaagctcCCCTCGAGAGGGGGCGAGCCACCCccggcggacgagctcgccgcccacacCGCCACACCCAACCCCCTCGCCACACTATCCCGCGCGCACAAGTtggccctcctcgccctgtTCAGCGTGTCAATGTTCATAGACGGCGCGggcatcggcgcggcgttcctcctcacctcggccatctcggcggACCTGGGCATCGCGCCGGCCAACGAGGCGTGGGTGCTGGGGTCGTACAGCCTGGCGTTCGCTGCCGCCTTGCTCGCGGCCGGGAGGCTGGCCGACGTGTTTCCTCCCAACCGGGTATTCGTGGTCGGATTTGCCCTGCTCGGTGCGCTATCCCTCGGCACGAGCTTCACGAGCGGCCAGTACGCTTTCTTCGtgctccgcgcgctcggcggcctcgtcgcggtgCTCACTGTCCCGTCGGCGATCAACATGATCG TGCAAATGTACCCCGACCCGACGGAACAGGCGAAATCCCTCGCGCTCttcggcctcgctgccggccTGGCGAATGTGCTCGCCctgctcatcgccgccgtgtgcctcctcgcctcgtgGCGGTGGTACTTCCGCCTCGTGGCCATCGTCGTGTTGCCGCTCTCGGGCGCAGCGATGGCACTCATaccgcgctcgcgggccGTCGCGGAGGCGCTGGACGGGAAGGCGAAGCTCGCGCGCATGGACGTCGGgggcgtgctcctcctctttGGGGCGATGGTGCTCTTCATCACCGCGTTCACGCAGGCTCCGGCCGCGGGGTACGCCTCGGCGTTGTTCCTCGCGCCACTGCTCCTCTCGCTCGTGCTCTTCCCCGCGTTTCTGGTCTGGGAGGCGAAACGCCCACGCGGGACGACGCTCCTCCCACATGATATTTGGCAGCTGCCCAACatcctccccctcgtcgtaatggcgtcgccctcgttcCTCTGGTTCGCGACGTACCAGCTCCGCCTGGCAACCTGGTTCCAAGACGCTCTGCACCTTTCTCCACTCCTCACGGCGGCCAAGCTGCTCCCCGCCGGCGTGACCTGCCTCGTTGTCGGGCTGCTCACCCAGCCCTTCCCCGCACTCGTGACGCGCCCCCGCGTCGTCCAGCCCATCGCTGCCGCACTCATGTGCACATCGACCATCCTCCTCTCGTTCTCTGATGGCGGTCGTGGTGTCAATTACCCTCGCTTCATCCTCCCCTCCATGCTGCTTGGCTTCACTGGGGGGATGCTCAACTTTGTCGGCACGAGCACGGCCATTACGCAGGCGTTTCCCGTCGAGTttgccggcgtcggtggcagCTTTGCCCAGGTCGTCTTCCAGGTGTTTGGagtcctcgggctcgcggTACAGACTGCCCTCCTGGGCACAGGCAAGCAAGGGGACGACTGGACCGGCAGCCGTAACGGCTACCTGTTCACCTCGGCCTATGCGCTCGTTGCCGGGCTGGTATTCCTCGTCTCGTTCCGCCCACacgggccggcggcggccgcggagTAG
- the ACS-1 gene encoding Acetyl-coenzyme A synthetase has protein sequence MAEPVHHAELVDEHPGHQHDYPPPPRLRGEGGRPLPFIGPDFAAYKTEYEKSVGPNADKWWAEKANTELDWYQPFKTVRAGGFEAGDIQWFPEGVLNASYNCLDRHYYKNPKKTAIIYEADEPGDAREISYEELFHETNRIANVLRSWGVKKGDTVSIYLPMTWQAAAAFLACARVGAVHSAVFAGFSAESLRDRVNDCESRVLLTSDEGRRGGKSIATKAIVDAALKECPLVEKVLVLRRTGNKVSMTPGRDFWWDEEAEKVPTYSPPEQMSSEDPLFILYTSGSTGKPKGVVHSTAGYLLGALLTVKYVFDAHPEDKFACMADVGWITGHTYIVYGPLALGVTTTVFESTPVYPTASRYWDFVDKWKATQLYTAPTAIRLLRRMGEDAVKNHDLSSLRVLGSVGEPINPEAWHWYNEFAGKKQCAIVDTYWMTETGSHVVTPLPGAIATKPGSASFPFFGYELDIIDPTTGQKLEGDDVEGVLVCSKPWPSIARTVYRDHKRYLDTYMRPYPGYFFFGDGAARDEDGYLWIKGRVDDVINVSGHRLSTAEVESALILHKGVAETAVVGAHDDITGQAVYAFVTMKPEFEISSEAELSKELSIQVRKVIGPFAAPKKIYLVNDLPKTRSGKIMRRILRKIVSGEGDQLGDLSSISDPYVVQHIKDVVAAKK, from the exons ATGGCTGAGCCTGTtcaccacgccgagctcgtcgacgagcaccccGGCCACCAGCACGActacccccctcccccgcgtCTCCGCGGTGAGGGTGGCCGTCCCCTCCCCTTCATCGGCCCCGACTTTGCCGCCTACAAGACCGAGTACGAGAAGTCGGTCGGCCCCAACGCCGACAAGTGGTGGGCTGAGAAGGCCAacaccgagctcgactggTACCAGCCCTTCAAGACTGTCCGCGCTGGTGGCTTCGAGGCGGGTGACATCCAGTGGTT CCCCGAGGGTGTCCTTAACGCCTCGTACAACTGTCTCGACCGTCACTACTACAAAAACCCCAAGAAGACGGCCATCATCTACGAGGCCGATGAGCCCGGAGATGCCCGCGAGATCTCGTACGAGGAGCTCTTCCATGAGACCAACCGCATCGCCAATGTCCTCCGCTCGTGGGGTGTCAAGAAGGGCGACACCGTCTCCATCTACCTCCCCATGACCTGGCAGGCGGCTgcggccttcctcgcctgTGCCCGTGTCGGTGCCGTCCACTCGGCCGTCTTTGCCGGCTTCTCTGCTGAGTCGCTCCGCGACCGTGTCAACGACTGCGAGTCCAGGGTCCTCCTTACCTCGGACGAGGGTCGCCGTGGTGGCAAGTCGATCGCCACCAAGGccattgtcgacgccgccctcaaGGAGTGCCCTCTTGTCGAGAAGGTTCTCGTCCTCCGCCGCACTGGCAACAAGGTCTCCATGACCCCCGGCCGTGACTTCTggtgggacgaggaggccgagaaggtccCCACCTACTCTCCTCCCGAGCAGATGAGCTCGGAGGACCCCCTCTTCATCCTCTacacctcgggctcgactGGCAAGCCCAAGGGTGTCGTCCACTCGACCGCCGGCTACCTCCTCGGTGCCCTCCTCACCGTCAAGTACGTCTTCGACGCCCACCCAGAGGACAAGTTTGCCTGCATGGCCGACGTCGGATGGATTACCGGCCACACCTACATTGTCTACGgtcccctcgccctcggtgtcaccaccaccgtctTCGAGTCGACCCCCGTCTAccccaccgcctcgcgctaCTGGGACTTTGTTGACAAGTGGAAGGCTACCCAGCTCTACACGGCCCCCACCGCCATCCGTCTCCTTCGTCGTatgggcgaggacgccgtcaAGAACCACGACCTCTCGTCGCTCCGTGTTCTCGGCTCGGTCGGTGAGCCCATCAACCCCGAGGCGTGGCACTGGTACAACGAGTTTGCCGGCAAGAAGCAGTGTGCCATTGTCGACACGTACTGGATGACTGAGACTGGCTCGCACGTCGTCACCCCTCTCCCCGGAGCCATCGCCACCAAGCCCGGATCGGCCTCGTTCCCCTTCTTCGGCTACGAGCTCGACATTATCGACCCCACCACGGGCCAGAAGCTCGAGggtgacgacgtcgagggcgtcctTGTCTGCTCCAAGCCTTGGCCTTCCATTGCCCGTACCGTCTACCGTGACCACAAGCGTTACCTCGACACGTACATGCGCCCCTACCCCGGATACTTCTTCTTCGGTGACGGTGCCGCccgtgacgaggacggcTACCTCTGGATCAAGGGacgtgtcgacgacgtcatCAACGTCTCTGGCCACCGTCTCTCgaccgccgaggtcgagtctGCCCTCATCCTCCACAAGGGTGTTGCCGAGACTGCCGTTGTCGGTGCTCACGACGACATCACTGGCCAGGCCGTTTACGCTTTCGTCACGATGAAGCCCGAGTTTGAGATCtcgtccgaggccgagctctcCAAGGAGCTCTCGATCCAGGTCCGCAAGGTCATTGGCCCCTTCGCTGCCCCCAAGAAGATctacctcgtcaacgacctTCCCAAGACCCGCTCGGGCAAGATCATGCGCCGTATCCTCCGCAAGATTGTCTCGGGCGAGGGTGACCAGCTTGGCGACCTTTCGTCCATCTCGGACCCCTACGTCGTCCAGCACATCAAGGACGTTGTTGCCGCCAAGAAGTAA